A DNA window from Stigmatella aurantiaca contains the following coding sequences:
- a CDS encoding phytoene desaturase family protein, whose translation MVRHVIVVGSGPGGLSAAINLAGQGLKVTVVEKDPVPGGRMKGLTLGANGEYALDTGPSILQLPGVLERIFVRSGKRMEDYVKLVPLDPNTRVHFWDGTSLDTSKNLAHMEAELAKFGPALPQAMRAWMAEGREKYGIAYEKFIATNAGSLGYYAPWRLASTLRFKPWQTLYRHLDSFFHDDRVTYALAYPSKYLGLHPTTCSSVFGVIPFLELAFGVWHVDGGFRALARGMKRCAEDLGAVFRMGEAVEQVRVDAGRVVGVRLASGEQLDADAVVVNADLAYAAQNLIPADIREGTRLSDDSLERAKFSCSTFMAYYGLDTVYRDLPHHLIYMSENARRTDRDALEDRVLDLEDPPFYVCNPCVTDPSGAPEGHSTLYVLVPTPNTSREVDWAATERVLRERIPDMLAKVGLKDVRKHIRAERYFTAETWRDDFHVFRGAVFNLSHTWLQLGPLRPKVKSPDVKGLYWVGGGTHPGSGLLTIMESANIAADYLTREAGKGPLPQWPYVPPLEEAPPVAQARAG comes from the coding sequence ATGGTGCGACATGTCATCGTGGTGGGCTCGGGGCCGGGCGGGTTGTCGGCGGCCATCAACCTCGCCGGGCAGGGGCTGAAGGTCACCGTGGTGGAGAAGGACCCGGTGCCCGGGGGGCGGATGAAGGGGCTGACCCTGGGGGCCAACGGGGAGTACGCGCTGGACACGGGGCCCTCCATCCTCCAGTTGCCCGGGGTGCTGGAGCGCATCTTCGTGCGGTCCGGCAAGCGCATGGAGGACTACGTGAAGCTCGTCCCGCTGGACCCGAACACGCGGGTGCACTTCTGGGACGGCACCTCCCTGGACACCTCGAAGAACCTCGCGCACATGGAGGCGGAGCTGGCGAAGTTCGGCCCGGCGCTGCCCCAGGCGATGCGCGCGTGGATGGCGGAGGGCCGGGAGAAGTACGGCATCGCCTACGAGAAGTTCATCGCCACCAACGCGGGCAGCCTGGGCTACTACGCCCCGTGGCGCCTGGCCTCCACGCTGCGCTTCAAGCCGTGGCAGACACTGTACCGGCACCTGGACTCGTTCTTCCACGATGACCGGGTGACGTACGCGCTGGCGTACCCCTCGAAGTACCTGGGGCTGCACCCCACCACGTGCTCGTCGGTGTTCGGGGTGATTCCGTTCCTGGAGCTGGCCTTCGGGGTGTGGCACGTGGACGGGGGCTTCCGGGCGCTGGCGCGGGGGATGAAGCGCTGCGCGGAGGACCTGGGGGCCGTTTTCCGCATGGGCGAGGCGGTGGAGCAGGTGCGCGTGGACGCGGGGCGGGTGGTGGGCGTGCGGCTGGCGAGCGGCGAGCAGCTCGACGCGGACGCGGTGGTGGTGAACGCGGACCTGGCGTACGCGGCGCAGAACCTCATCCCGGCGGACATCCGCGAGGGCACGCGCCTGTCGGACGACTCGCTGGAGCGGGCGAAGTTCTCGTGCAGCACCTTCATGGCCTACTACGGCCTGGACACGGTGTACCGGGACCTGCCGCACCACCTCATTTATATGTCCGAGAACGCGCGCAGAACGGACCGGGACGCGCTGGAGGACCGGGTGCTCGACTTGGAGGATCCGCCCTTCTACGTGTGCAACCCGTGCGTGACGGACCCCTCGGGGGCGCCGGAAGGCCACTCCACGCTGTACGTGCTGGTGCCCACGCCGAACACGTCCCGGGAGGTGGACTGGGCCGCCACGGAGCGGGTGCTGCGCGAGCGCATTCCGGACATGCTCGCCAAGGTGGGGCTGAAGGACGTGCGCAAGCACATCCGCGCGGAGCGCTACTTCACGGCGGAGACGTGGCGGGACGACTTCCACGTGTTCCGGGGCGCCGTCTTCAACCTCTCGCACACCTGGCTGCAACTGGGGCCGCTGCGCCCGAAGGTGAAGAGTCCGGACGTGAAGGGGCTGTACTGGGTGGGCGGCGGAACGCATCCGGGCAGCGGGCTGCTCACCATCATGGAGAGCGCGAACATCGCGGCGGACTACCTCACGCGCGAGGCGGGCAAGGGCCCCCTGCCGCAGTGGCCGTATGTGCCGCCGCTGGAGGAGGCGCCGCCGGTGGCGCAGGCCCGCGCGGGTTAG
- a CDS encoding chemotaxis protein CheW, producing the protein MTPTPRKVLLFVLEGQRYALPSMDVRELVRAVSLTPLPRAPDVVEGLLNLRGQLLPVLDLRRRFRLPARPLSPADHFIIARAGPREVGLRVDRAEGLLPLEPGALDEAPTTLPGVGYVAGAVKLPEGLVLVHDLKTFLSEAEALALDTALTAVPEAT; encoded by the coding sequence ATGACACCCACTCCCCGCAAGGTGCTCCTGTTCGTCCTGGAGGGACAACGCTACGCGCTGCCGTCGATGGATGTGCGCGAGCTGGTGCGCGCCGTGAGCCTCACCCCCCTGCCCCGCGCGCCCGATGTCGTGGAGGGCCTGCTCAACCTGCGCGGCCAGCTCCTGCCCGTGCTGGACTTGCGCCGCCGCTTCCGGCTCCCCGCCCGCCCGCTGTCCCCCGCCGACCACTTCATCATCGCCCGAGCGGGCCCCCGCGAGGTGGGGCTCCGGGTGGACCGCGCCGAGGGGCTGCTCCCCCTGGAGCCTGGCGCCCTGGACGAGGCCCCCACCACCCTGCCCGGCGTGGGCTACGTGGCCGGCGCCGTGAAGCTGCCGGAGGGGCTGGTGCTCGTGCATGACCTGAAGACGTTCCTGTCCGAGGCCGAGGCGCTCGCGCTCGACACGGCGCTCACGGCCGTTCCGGAGGCGACGTGA
- a CDS encoding CheR family methyltransferase, producing MSLEQAPWSHPGYGLVFAYVQQRAGLQLPTCIPAAEEGIARAMARTGLEDLRLYQSLLASDPSVFDALLNELTIGETYFFRTHEHFDFLRHQALPELRRMRGPEHAMRVWSAGCSSGEEPYSLAVLLMEEGYGHRMEVHATDISRAALAHAQQAHYSAWSLRSTGAERMRPFLRQEDKRYVLAPEVRQRVRFQYLNLALDTWPSPESGIGGMDIIFCRNVLIYFTRDTIAAVARRLYESLADGGFLITGPSDPSLSGFAPLEPLLTGWGVAWQRLAPGVRPAPAAPPSFASLPPLPPLPVAPAPVRFPTPPPLPVLPPPVLSPPTAPPPAPVPPRPPDRLEPARQAMERGDWQDAAQLARAQADGPESAEVAIRALANVNPEAAAAACAEAASRFPLAAGLRYLEAVLLLGLGRLAEAERAARQVVYLEPRLAVAHLTLGHVLRRRNDTAGAARAFRSAEELCAALPPDTAVPLSEGERAGSLARVAHDERLRLELMMTTPEER from the coding sequence GTGAGCCTGGAGCAGGCGCCCTGGAGCCACCCGGGCTATGGGCTCGTCTTCGCCTACGTCCAGCAGCGCGCGGGCCTGCAGCTACCCACGTGCATCCCCGCCGCCGAGGAGGGCATCGCCCGGGCCATGGCCCGCACGGGCCTGGAGGATCTCCGCCTCTACCAGAGCCTGCTGGCCTCGGATCCAAGCGTCTTCGATGCGCTGCTCAACGAGCTGACCATCGGCGAGACGTACTTCTTCCGCACGCACGAGCACTTCGACTTCCTGCGCCACCAGGCCCTGCCCGAGTTGCGGCGGATGCGTGGCCCGGAGCACGCCATGCGCGTGTGGAGCGCCGGGTGCTCCTCGGGGGAGGAGCCCTACTCGCTGGCGGTGCTCCTCATGGAGGAGGGCTACGGGCACCGCATGGAGGTGCACGCCACGGACATCTCCCGCGCGGCGCTCGCCCACGCACAGCAGGCCCACTACAGCGCCTGGTCCCTGCGCAGCACCGGCGCGGAGCGCATGCGGCCCTTCCTGCGCCAGGAGGACAAGCGCTACGTGCTCGCCCCCGAGGTGCGCCAGCGCGTGCGCTTCCAGTACCTCAACCTCGCCCTGGACACCTGGCCCTCGCCGGAGAGCGGCATCGGCGGCATGGACATCATCTTCTGCCGCAACGTCCTCATCTACTTCACCCGCGACACCATCGCCGCCGTGGCCCGCAGGCTCTACGAGAGCCTGGCCGACGGGGGCTTTCTCATCACCGGCCCGTCGGACCCCAGCCTGTCCGGGTTCGCCCCCCTGGAGCCGCTGCTCACCGGCTGGGGCGTCGCTTGGCAGCGGCTCGCCCCCGGGGTGCGGCCCGCCCCCGCCGCGCCGCCTTCCTTCGCCTCGCTGCCGCCGCTGCCGCCGCTCCCCGTGGCACCGGCCCCCGTGCGCTTTCCCACCCCGCCTCCCCTGCCGGTGCTCCCCCCGCCGGTGCTGTCCCCGCCCACCGCGCCCCCCCCGGCCCCCGTGCCGCCGCGCCCCCCCGACCGGCTGGAGCCGGCCCGGCAGGCCATGGAGCGGGGCGACTGGCAAGACGCGGCGCAGCTGGCGCGCGCCCAGGCGGATGGGCCCGAGTCCGCAGAGGTGGCCATCCGGGCCCTGGCCAACGTGAACCCCGAGGCCGCCGCGGCGGCCTGTGCCGAGGCCGCGTCCCGGTTTCCCCTCGCCGCGGGGCTGCGCTACCTGGAGGCCGTGCTGCTGCTGGGCCTGGGAAGGCTCGCCGAGGCCGAGCGCGCGGCGCGCCAGGTGGTCTACCTGGAGCCCCGCCTGGCCGTGGCCCACCTGACGCTCGGCCACGTGCTGCGCCGCCGCAATGACACCGCCGGGGCCGCGCGCGCCTTCCGCTCCGCAGAGGAGCTGTGCGCCGCGCTGCCGCCGGACACCGCCGTGCCCCTGTCCGAGGGCGAGCGCGCCGGGAGCCTCGCCCGGGTGGCCCATGACGAGCGCCTCCGCCTGGAGCTGATGATGACGACGCCGGAGGAGCGCTGA